TTGGCTTACTTTATCTTGGTATGAGTAAACCACCAGAGCCACCGAAGCAAATTAGAACTGTGCTCATCAAACCTGAGGACTTAAAGCCTGTTACGCTTGAAGAAACAGAGTTTACTGAAACAGCACACGAAAATGTCGCTAAAGAAATCACACAAACGGCTCCGCCCGCTGTAGAGCCTGCACCTGTTATCCCATCAGCATCACCTATAACACCCGTTGTGCCAAAAGTCGATGCTCAAAAAGCAGCAGTGGATGCCAAAGCCGCTGAAGCGGCAGCACGTAAAGCTGAACTACAACAGCAGATTCAAGCACGTGCAAAGGCTGAAGCTGAAAAACTACAAGCTCAGCAAGAACGTGCTGCTACCCGTGCAGCGGAGCAAGCTAAAAATGCTGAGAAAGCCAAAGCAGATGCAGCCGCGAAAGCCGAAGCAGACGCCAAACGCCGAGAAAACTTAGAAGCCTTAAAAAAAGCAGAGGCAGTACAAAAAGCGAAGCTAGAGGCACAAAAGAAAGCGGATCTCGCTAAAAAGCAGCAGCAAATTACTGATGCCAATAAAGCTAAAGCTACGGCGGATGCAAAGGCTAAAGCGGATGCAGATAAAGCCAAGGCTGCCGCTGATGCAAAACGTAAAGCCGATGCGGACAAAGCAAAAGCCGCCGCTGATGCGAAGGCCAAAGCAGATGCCGATAAAGCCAAGGCAAATGCCGATGCCAAAGCTAAAGCAGATGCAGCGAAAATCAAAGCTGACGCTGATGCAAAAGCCAAAGCAGATGCAGAAAAAGCCAAGGCTGCCGCTGATGCAAAACGTAAAGCCGATGCTGAAGCAAAAGAACGTGCAGCGGAAGAAGCACGTGCTTCATCTGCCAAACAGGCTGCCGAAGAAGCTGCACAAAAGAAAGCTGAGGCCAAACAAATTGCGTCCACGGCAAAACGAGACTTTGAAAATAAAATTAAGCGTGCATGGGATACCCCTGCTGGCTCAAGTGGGAAAACAGCGACAGCACGTGTGACCCTTTCAGATAACGGCGCTGTACGCTCTGTGATCGTGAGCTCAAGTGATCCTGACATGAAAGCCAGCGTTGAAGCAGCTGTTCGTTCTGCGGCACCCTATCCAATGCCTTCTGATCCAGAAGCACGCCGGCAAGCGCAAAGCTTTACATCATCCTTTACTGCCAAATAACCCAAATCCCTCTGAACAATCAGGGGGATTTTTCCAGCCATATTTACAGTATTTTTACACACTCAAAT
This DNA window, taken from Acinetobacter sp. WCHA55, encodes the following:
- the tolA gene encoding cell envelope integrity protein TolA, with the translated sequence MKDLKKPPFKQKAIALGFTFGVHVIAVVGLLYLGMSKPPEPPKQIRTVLIKPEDLKPVTLEETEFTETAHENVAKEITQTAPPAVEPAPVIPSASPITPVVPKVDAQKAAVDAKAAEAAARKAELQQQIQARAKAEAEKLQAQQERAATRAAEQAKNAEKAKADAAAKAEADAKRRENLEALKKAEAVQKAKLEAQKKADLAKKQQQITDANKAKATADAKAKADADKAKAAADAKRKADADKAKAAADAKAKADADKAKANADAKAKADAAKIKADADAKAKADAEKAKAAADAKRKADAEAKERAAEEARASSAKQAAEEAAQKKAEAKQIASTAKRDFENKIKRAWDTPAGSSGKTATARVTLSDNGAVRSVIVSSSDPDMKASVEAAVRSAAPYPMPSDPEARRQAQSFTSSFTAK